Within the Arthrobacter sp. V1I7 genome, the region GCCGGTCCAGGCGCTGCTGGACGGGGTGGCCTCCCTGGCCCGGCCGTTCCGGCGCCTCGGCGCGGACCCCGAACGCTTTGCCCTGACGATTGCCATCATGCTGCGGAGCATTCCGTTCATCGCCGGCGCCTATTCCGATGTCCGGGATTCCGCCCGCGCCCGCGGCCTGGAACGGAACCCCCGAGCCCTGGTGCTCCCGGTCTTCATCACCACCGTGGCCTTCGCCCGGCAGACCGGTGAAGCCCTCGCCGCGCGCGGACTGGGCGAAGCCGAGGACCCGGAAGCCTGACCCGCGTCCCCCGGCACCCCCCCCCGCGGGACATGCCCTCCCCTGCCCGCGGGCACTGGACATAATGCCGCTATGTCCACTGTTCGAGCCCAGGAATGAGCATGTCCCCCGATCGTGAGCCCAGGAATGAGCATGTCCCCCGGTCGCGAGCCCAGGAATGAGCATGTCCCCCGGTCGCGAGCCCAGGAATGAGCATGTCCCCCGGTCGCGAGCCCAGGAATGAGCATGTCCCCCGATCGTGAGCCCAGGAATGAGCATGTCCCCCGAGGTCAGTCGAGCGTGCGGTATTCCAGCAGTGCGGCCGTGCCCATGCCCCCGGCGATGCTGATCAGCGCCAGGGCCAGTTGCCCCTGCACCGGGGCGCGGCGGGCCTGGGCCAGCAGCCGGGTGACGAGCACCGCGCCGGAGGCCCCGTAGGCGTGGCCCAGCGCAAGGGCGCCGCCGTCGAGGTTGGCCCGTACCGGGTCGATGCCCAGCCGCTCGAGGCACGCGATCGTCTGGGAAGCGAACGCCTCGTTGAACTCGACCAGGCCTAGGTCCGCTTCCGTGAGCCCGTGCGCGGCGAGCAGCCGTTCCCCCGCCGCGGCCGCACCGATCCCGAGCAGCCGCGGGTCTACCCCTGCGGTGTCGGTACCGAGCACCAGCAGGCCGTTGCGGGCGCCGAGTTCGCGCGCACGCTCCACCGAGGTGATCACGACGGCGGCCGCACCGTCCGCGTCAAAGCAGGAGTTCCCGGCCGTGACGGTGCCCCCGGCCACGAACACCGGGGGGAAGCGCGCCAGCACGGCCGCGGTCAGCCCGCGGCGGGGGCCGTCGTCGGCGATGACCGGCGGGGTGCCGTCCGGGCCCCGGCCGCCTGCCAGCGGAACGATTTCGGCGTTGAACGCCCCGGAAGCGGCGGCAGCGAGGGCGCGCCGGTGGCTTCGGAGCGCAGCCTCATCCTGGCTCGCCCGGCCCACCCGGAAGTGTTCGGCCACGTTTTCCGCAGCCGTGCCCATGTCCGGGTCGCCGTAGCCGGCCGGCGCGAACTGCGCCCGCGGGAAGAACTCCGGCTCGCCTGCGCTGTTCCGGTGCGCCCGCAGCGGCGCCGTGCTGATGCTTTCCACCCCGCCGGCCAGGTACACGGCGCCGCCCCCGGCGGCCACGAGCCGGGAGGCGAGGGCAATCGCGTCGAGCCCGGAGCCGCACTGCCGGTCCACGGTGAGTCCGGGAACGCTGACCGGCAGGCCGGCCTCGAGTCCAGCGAGCCGGGCCACGTTCCCGCCGCCGCCGACGGCGTTGCCGATCACGACATCGGCCACCGATTCGGGCGGCACACCGGCATCGTCGAGGAGACTGCGCAGGACCGGGGCCAGCAGCTCGTGCGCGCGCAGTGACTTCAGGACCCCGTTGGCGCGGCAGACCGGGGTCCGGCGCGCGGCGATGATGACCGGTTGCCGGTCTTCCGGAAGGGCCGCCGTGCCGGTCTCAGCCAAGACGGCGGATCCTGGGGTCGGTCCCGGTGATCCAGTCCAGCAGGAGCTGGCGGCTGAGCTTGCCGCGGTCGGTCAGCGGGGGAGCTCGGTCAGGGCAAAATACTCCAGCGGCCGCTTGTTCCGGGCCAGCACGTCTTCCACGCCCGCCCTCAGCTGGGTAGCGGTGATTCCCCCCTGGGCCGGCACCACGGCGGCAACCACGCGTTGTCCGCGGAGATCGTCGGCGAGGCCGGCGGCTACCGCCGAGGCGACGCCGGGAACGGAGGCGAGGGCCAGCTCCACTTCGTGGGGGTACACGTTGGTGCCGGCGGTGATGATCATGTCCGAGCGGCGCCCCAGCAGGTGCAGCGTCCCGCCGGACAGGTAGCCCTGGTCCCCCACGGTGTACCAGCCGTCGAAGGACTGCAGGGCCTGGCCGTCGTCGCCCCAGAGGTACCCGTCGCTGACCATGCCGCTGCGGACGCAGATGTTCCCGTCGGCTCCCTCCGGCACCTCGGCGCCGGAGCCGTCCAGGATCCGGATCTCCACCCCGGGGAACGGTTTTCCGATCCCGGTTCCGCCCAGCTGGGGATGCTGCCCGGGCCGGAGGCCGGCGCCGGCGACGAAACTGAGCTCGGAGGCGCCGTAGTATTCGAAGATCGTGGCGTTGGGCGCCCAGCGGCGCGCCGCCTCCAGGGTCCGGGCGTCGAGCTTGGAACCGGCACAGACGATGCTGCGGATGCCGGAGGCGTCAACGCCGCCGGCAAGGCCCCGCTCGCTCAGGAGCCTGAGCATGGTGGGGACCAGGACCAGGCGGGTGATCCCGTCATGGCTGACGGCGGCGTGCGCGTCGCCGACGTCGAACTGCTTCAGGGCGTGGAACTCCGAGCCCGCGTGCAGGCATTCGGCGAGGGCGTAGAGGTTCAGGCTCGCGGCGAGCGGACCGGGCGCCAGGGTCCTGTCCTCCGCGGTCAGCCCGAAGAACTCGATGGAGGCGTCGAACGATATCCGCCAGGACTCCCGGCTGCGGGTGAAGGCCTTGGGGACGGAGGTGGTGCCGGAGGTCAGCCCGATCAGGAACGGCGACGCCGGCGGCCCGTCCATCAGCGCGTCACGGAGTCCGTCCCCGGGCCCGTCACCGGGCCGGCCGCTCAGGCCCAGTCCGGCGCTGGGATCCGGCGGGAACGTTGCCGCGATCCGTCCGGAGATCGCGTCCTGCAGCTGCTGCGGCCACGACGGATCCAGTACGGCGCACTGCCGCTCCCCCGCCACTGCCGCCGCGAATTCCACGGCGAACGCCAGCGAATTGTCCGCCGGAAGCACCGTCACGGCAGGTGCCGCCGACACCAGGTCCGCGGCGGCATCGCGCAGGCCGGCCCAGTCCAGGCGCTGCCCGGCGAGGACGACGGCGGTGCTGTCGGGGCGCACGTCGGCCCAGTGCTGGAGTCTGTCGAGAAAAGGCATCGGATCAACTTTACCGACCGGCGGCGCCCGCGTTGCCGCCGAACGATATTGTGACAGCATGAGTTTCAACGACAATGCCCAGTTGGACCCCTCGCAGGTGCAGGACCGCCGCGGCATGGGCCGCGGCGCCAAGGTCGGGCGGCGGCATCGGCGGCGGCATCATCCTGCTGATCGCGGCCCTGTTCGGCATCAACCCCAATCTGCTGGAAGGCCTGGCCGGAACCAGCCAGGACCCCGGCGCGCAGAGCCAGAGCACGGCCCCGGCGTGCAAGACCGGCGCCGACGCCGATGCCCGGGTCGACTGCCGCATCCTGGGGACTGTCAACAGTCTCAACGCGTTCTGGCCGGCCTACCTGGCCCAGTACAACCGGGAGTACCCGCAGCCCGAGACGGTGATCTTTGAAGGCGGCACCAACACCGACTGCGGCGCCGCGACCTCGGCGGTGGGCCCGTTCTACTGCCCGGCGGACAGCACCGCCTACTTTGATCCGGGCTTCTTCCAGGAACTCGTGGACCGCTTCGGCTCCTCCGGCGGCCCGCTTGCGCAGGAGTACGTCGTGGCCCACGAGTTCGGCCACCATGTCCAGAACCTGCTGGGAAACCTCGACCGCGCCCAGCAGGATCCGCAGGGACCCGAATCGGGGGCTGTCCGGGTGGAGCTCCAGGCCGACTGCTACGCCGGACTCTGGACCCGCTACGCCACCACCACCCCGGATGCCACCGGGCTGCCGTTCCTCGAGCCGCTGCAGGAGCAGGACCTCAGGGATGCCCTCTCCGCCGCGGCCGCGGTCGGCGATGACCGCATCCAGAAGGCCGCCACCGGCCGGGTGTCCCCCGAGGCGTGGACGCACGGGTCCAGCGAGCAGCGCCAGAAGTGGTTCTACCAGGGCTACAGCACCGGCGACATCAACCAGTGCGACACGTTCAGCGTCGCCACTCCCTGACCTGCGGCACTGATTAACGACGACGGCGGACCCACCTCTGAGAGACGGGTCCGCCGATCGCTTTCCCTGGCCGAAGCGGAGCAAGGCTAGGGAGGCGGTGGGGACTAGATGTTGAAGCCGAGGGCGCGCATCTGGTCGCGGCCGTCCTCGGTGATCCGTTCCGGACCCCATGGCGGCATCCAGACCCAGTTCAGGCGCCATTCGTCGACGATCCCGTCCAGGGCCTTGCCGACCTGCTCCTCGATGACATCGGTGAGCGGGCAGGCTGCAGTGGTGAGCGTCATGTCAATCAGCAGGGCGCCGTCGTCGTCGGAGTACTTCAGACCGTAGAGCAGGCCCAGATCCACGATGTTGACCCCGAGTTCCGGGTCGATCACATCCTTGAGTGCCTCTTCGACATCCTCGAGGCCCGTGCGGGCCACATTGAGTTCGGTCATCGCGGAGTCCTAACTACGCCTGGGTTGCTGCCGAGGCAGCAGCGATGGTGGCCGCCCCTGCGCCGGTGGCGTAGCGGTCGTACCCTTCTTCTTCAAGGCGGTCGGCGAGCTCCGGGCCGCCCTCTTCCACAACCTGGCCGTCAACGAACACGTGCACGAAGTCCGGCTTGATGTAGCGCAGGATCCGCGTGTAGTGGGTGATGAGCAGGGTGCCCATGTTGCCTTCGGCGTGGGCGCGGTTGACACCCTCGGAGACGACCTTCAGGGCGTCAACGTCCAGCCCCGAGTCGGTCTCGTCCAGGATGGCGAACTTCGGCTTGAAGAGCTCGAGCTGGAGGATCTCGACACGCTTCTTCTCGCCGCCGGAGAAGCCTTCGTTGACGTTGCGCTGGGTGAAGTCGGCGTCGATGCGCAGCTGCGCCATGGCAGCCTTGACGTCCTTGGTCCAGGTGCGCAGCTTGGGCGCTTCGCCGTCGATGGCGGTCTTGGCGGTGCGCAGGAAGTTCGTCATGCTCACGCCGGGGACCTCGACCGGGTACTGCATGGCCAGGAACAGGCCGGCGCGGGCGCGGGCGTCAACGCTCATCGCGAGGACGTCTTCGCCGTCGAGCGTGATCGAACCGGCGGTGACGTTGTAGCGCGGGTGCCCGGCGATGGTGGACGCCAGGGTGGACTTGCCGGAACCGTTGGGGCCCATGATGGCGTGGGTCTCGCCGGTCCTGATGGTCAGGCTGACGCCCTTCAGGATTTCCTTGGTGCCCTGCTCGGTGTCAATGCTGACGTGCAGGTCCTTGATCTCAAGAGTAGACATGTGTCTTGTTCTCCTCTGCACCGTGCCCTCCGGCATGGTGCGTTTTCTCGTCGAAAAGTTTGCTTGTGCGGGTGCCGGCTGCGGGCAGCTAGCTGAAGGTCGGAGCTTCGGCGCCGTTCAGGACGTTAGTGACGTCCACGTACACCTCGTCGCCCTGGATGGTCACGGCAAAGACAGGAACGGGATCATAGGCCGGCAGCTGGAGCGGCTCGCCGCTGCGCAGGTCGAACTGGGAGCCGTGCCCCCAGCATTCGATCAGGCAGCCTTCCACCTCGCCGTCGGAGAGCGAGATGTCCGCGTGCGAGCAGGTGTCGCCGATGGCGTGGATTTCTCCCATCGAGTCCTTCACGATGGCTACGGGGTAGTCGTCGATCAGGATCCGCAGCGCCTGCTTGAGTTGGATCTCGCTGGCGTTGCAGACGAGCTCGCCTTTTGGCCGGTCTGTCATCTGATGCTTTTCCTGTTTCCTCTAGTGCTGAACGCTAGTTGTCCGTGGCCGCGAGCTCGCGCTCAACAGCAGCCGTCAGGCGCTCTTCGATGGCCGGAACCCCGATCTGCTGGATGATCTCGTTCAGGAAGCCGCGGACCACCAGGCGGCGGGCCACCTCTTCCGGAATCCCGCGGGCCATCAGGTAGAACAGGTGCTCGTCGTCGAACCGTCCGGTGGCGCTGGCGTGGCCGGCGCCGGCGATCAGGCCCGTCTCGATCTCCAGGTTCGGCACGGAGTCAGCGCGGGCGCCGTCGGTGAGGACCAGGTTGCGGTTGGCCTCATAGGTGTCGGTGCCTTCTGCTTCCTTCCGGATCAGAACGTCACCCACCCAGACGGTGTGCGCGTTGCGGCCCTGCAGGGCGCCCTTGTAGAGCACGTTGGACTTGCAGTTGGCGACAGCGTGGTCGACGAACAGGCGCTGCTCAAGGTGCTGGCCGGCGTCGGCGAAGTACAGGCCGAAGAGTTCAACTTCGGCGCCGGGAGCGGTGAAACGGGCCGACGGCGTGACGCGCACCAAGTCGCCGCCGAGGCTGACGACGATGTGCTTGAACTTGGCGTCGCGGCCGAGCTTCACCTGCTGGGAGGAGGCGTGCACCGCGTCGTCGTTCCATTCCTGGAGCGAGATGACGGTCAGCTGTGCGCCGTCCTCCACGAGGATCTCGATGTTTTCCGAGACGACGGCGCTGCCCTGGTGATCCAGGACGACGACGGCCCTGGAGAACTTCTCCGCCACGATTACAACATGCTGCGCGGAAGCCTCGGTGCCCCGGCCGGTCAGCACAACGCTGACCTCACCCTCGGCCTGGACCTCGGCGGGCACGGTGATGACCGTGGCCTCGGTGAAGTTCTCCCAGGCGTTGGCGGAGACGCGGTCCTCGGGGATGGCCGCGGACCCGATCCGGCGGTCATCGCGGCCGACGGTCTCAACAGTGACGGAGTCCGGGGCCGTGACGGCGACGGACGGTGCGGCCCCGTTGAGGACTTCGCTGTGCAGCCCGCGGAGGCGCTTGAGCGGGGTGAACCGCCAGTCCTCCTCCAGACCGGTCAGCGGCTTGAAGTCCGCCAGCATGTAGGACGTCAGGCGGCCGGCGCGGGAACTGTCCGGAACGCCGACGCCGCCGCCGTGCGAGTGGCGCTTGACGGCGTCTCCCGCCAGCGGTGACTTGGATGCGGCAGCGTTGAGCGGCGAAAGGCTTTCGCCTTCTTCGGTGAAACCGTTGATGAACGGCTGGGCTGACGGCGCGCCGATGCGGGCCTTTTCAGTAGTGATGTCAGTCATTAACCGACCGATCCTTCCATCTGCAGTTCAATCAGGCGGTTCAGCTCGAGGGCGTATTCCATCGGCAGTTCACGGGCAATGGGCTCGATGAAGCCGCGGACGATCATCGCCATGGCCTCGTCTTCGCGCATGCCGCGGGACATCAGGTAGAACAGCTGCTCTTCACTGACGCGCGAGACCGTGGCCTCGTGCCCCATCGTCACGTCATCCTCGCGGATATCGATGTACGGGTAGGTGTCCGAACGGCTGATGGTGTCCACCAGCAGGGCGTCACAGCGGACCGTGTTGGCCGAGTGCTTGGCGCCTTCACGGACCTGGACGAGGCCCCGGTAGGCAGCACGGCCGCCGCCGCGGGCCACCGACTTCGAGACGATGGAGCTCTTGGTGTTCGGCGCGATGTGGACCATCTTGGAACCGGTGTCCTGGTGCTGGCCCTCGCCGGCGAAAGCGATGGACAGGGTCTCGCCCTTGGCGCCTTCGCCCACCAGGTAGACGGCCGGGTACTTCATGGTGACCTTGGAGCCGATGTTGCCATCGATCCACTCCATCGTGGCGCCCTCTTCGCAGATGGCGCGCTTGGTGACCAGGTTGTACACGTTCGTGGACCAGTTCTGGATGGTCGTGTAGCGGACGCGGGCGCCCTTTTTCACGATGATCTCGACCACGGCGGAGTGCAGCGAGTCGGAGGTGTAGATCGGCGCGGTGCAGCCTTCGATGTAGTGGACGTAGGAGTCCTCGTCGGCGATGATCAGGGTGCGCTCGAACTGGCCCATGTTTTCCGTGTTGATGCGGAAGTATGCCTGCAGCGGGATGTCGACGTGGACGCCCTTGGGGACGTACACGAAGGAGCCGCCGGACCAGACCGCCGTGTTCAGCGAGGCGAACTTGTTGTCGCCCACCGGGATGATCGTGCCGAAGTACTCCTGGAAGATCTCCGGGTGTTCGCGCAGCGCGGTGTCCGTGTCGAGGAAGATGACGCCCTGTTGTTCCAGGTCCTCGCGGATCTGGTGGTAGACGACCTCGGACTCGTACTGCGCCGCGACGCCGGAGACGAGGCGGCTGCGCTCGGCTTCCGGGATGCCCAGCTTCTCGTAAGTGTTCCGGATGTCCTCGGGGAGGTCCTCCCAGGTGGCGGCCTGCTTCTCGGTGGACCGCACGAAGTACTTGATGTTGTCGAAGTCGATGCCGGACAGGTCCGCGCCCCAGGTGGGCATGGGCTTGCGGTCGAAGTACTTCAGGCCCTTGAGGCGAAGATCGAGCATCCATTCCGGCTCGTTCTTCTTGGCCGAGATGTCACGGACAACGTCCTCGTTGATACCACGGCGGGCGTTGGCGCCGACGTCGTTCTTGTCGGCCCATCCGTATTCGTAGGTGCCGATTCCATGGAGCTCGGGATTCTTCTCCAGAATCTCCGAGATCACAGTAGTTTCGGCAACCTTCTTCTCTGATAGTTGGTCCGTCATCACGGCCTTTCTTGCAGATGGTTGGATACTTGGTCCAGGCTGACCGGCGTGCTTTCGGGGCTGTGCAGCCTCGTGACGGCCGGACGGCCGGTAGGTATGTGGGTGGTGCAGACGTGGCCGCCGCGCGCCAGGGTGGACAGCCGGCGGACGTCGACGCCGACCAGCCTGGAGAACACTTCGGTCTCCACCTCGCAGAACACGGGGAACTCTGCGGCGAGTTGCTGGATGGGGCAGTGTCCCTGGCAGAGCTGGACACTGGAGAGTGCCGCCGGCAGGGGTGCCTTGGCTTCGATCGAGGCCGCTGATGCGACGAAGCCGTCCCGGCCCAGCAGTTCGGAGAGCACCTGGGCGCGGGCCGTGATGTCCGGGCCGGCCTGCTCGACATCAGGAGCGTAGCGGCGTTCCATTTCGCCGAAGCGCTCGACGGCGAACTGGCGCACCGCCTCGGGTCCTGCCATCTCGCCGAGCCGCCGCAATGCAATCTTGGCGATGTCGAGGTAGTCGTTCCCGAGGCTGGACTGGCCCTGGGAGCTGAGCACGTAACGGCGGGCGGGGCGTCCGGCGCCGGCGCGGGCTACCCGCTTGACCTCGATGACACCATCGCGGGAAAGGTGGTCCAGGTGACGCCGTACTGCGGCGGGCGTGAAGCCCAGCAGGTCGCCCAGTTCGGCGGCGCTGATGGGTCCATGCTCCAGGACGGCGTTCAGCACGCGGTCCCGGGTGCGCTCATCGGCGTCGGCAGCATGCACCGCTGCTACGGGAGCGGAGGGCACCTGCGGCGCGCGTGTCGCACCGTGCCCGGGAAGGGCAGCAGAAGAGGAGGGGCTCATGGAATACACAACACAATCATGTCGTAATTTAGTCCCGCGTTCCAGTAAGGTATGGCTTCCCTCCGCAGCCGACCGGCGGCCCGACCGTGCAGTACTACATCGCGTAGAATGCTCTGGTGCGATCTCCCGAATCCCCCGTCCTGTCCATCAGCGGGCTAGTCAAGGATGTTGGTCCACTGCCCACCCTCGACGGCAAGATGCTGCGGGTGGTCAGCGGACTCTCCCTCGTCGCCGAACGCGGACAGGTTACGGCCCTGCTGGGTGCCAACGGAGCCGGCAAGACGACCACCCTTGAATGCGCCCAGGGCCTGCAAAAGCGTACCGCAGGGAGTATCAGCCTGCTCGGCCAGGATCCGGATACGGCAGGAGCCGGGTTGCGTGCGCGCGTCGGAGTAATGCTGCAGGACGGCGGGCTGCCGCCGTCGGCCCGGCCCATTCCCCTGTTAAGGCACATCGCCGGCATGTACCACGATCCCTGGCCCGTCGAGGAGTTGATCGGCCGCCTCGGGATCGATAGCTTCAGCCGCACCTCGGTCCGGCGGCTTTCCGGCGGGCAGAAGCAGCGGCTCGCCCTCGCCGCAGCCCTCGCCGGTAATCCGGAGGTGCTCTTCCTGGACGAGCCAAGCGCGGGCCTGGACCCGCAGTCCCGCCACCTCGTGTTCGAGCTGATCTCGGAACTCCGCGACCGCGGAATGGGGATCATCCTGACCACCCATCTGATGGACGACGCCCAGCGCCTGGCCGACTACGTCTACATCATCGACGCCGGCCGGAACGTCGCCGAAGGCACCGTCGCCCAGTTGTTGCAGCACCGGCTCCCGTCCGCTGGCGAACAGCACATCCGTACCCTCCTGTTCGAGGCCGAACCGGGGCTGGACTTCACCGGGGTGCTGCCCGACGGCGTCGACGTCACCGAGGCGCGGGCCGGCAGCTACACCGCCACGGGCGTCCTCACGCCCAACGACCTGGCCGCGATCACCGCGTGGTGGGCCGCGCACGGGATCATGCCCAGCTCCCTGAGCCTTGAGGCACGCAGCCTCGAGGACGTCTTCCTGGACATCTCCGGAAGGGAGATCCGATGACCCGCGTTTCCGGCGCCAGGCCCTCCGGCGGTGCAGCGCATGGCCGGGCCCCGCTGGGCAGCCCAGCTCCCGGCGTCCCGCTGGGCAGCGCCCCGGCTCCCCTGTTGCGGCGGATCGTGCTGCAGGGCAAATACGAGACGGTCACCATGCTCCGGAACGGCGAGCAGCTGATCCTCGCAGTAGTGCTCCCCCTCCTGGCGATGGTGGGGCTGACCGTCACACCGATGCTGGACGGGCTCGGTTCTAGCCGGATCAACGTCGCCGTCCCGGGCATCCTGGCCCTATGCGCCATGTCCACGGCGTTCACCGGCCAGGGCATCTCCACGGGCTTCGACCGCCGCTACGGCGTCCTGCGGTTCCTCTCCACGACCCCCCTGGGCCGCGCCGGCCTGATCGCCGGCAAGGTCCTCGCCGTGCTGGCTGTGTTGTTCCTGCAGGTGGTTGTGGTCACGGCGGTGGCCCTGTGGCTGGGCTGGCAGCCCGAGCCTGCAGGCTGGCTGCCGGGCCTGGCCCTGCTGGTGCTGGGGGCCGCGTCCTTCACGGCGCTCGGCCTGCTGGTCGCCGGAACGGTCCGGCCGGAAGCGACCCTGGCCATCACCAATTTGCTGTGGATCCTGCTCGGGGCACTGGGCGGGATCGTGATCCCGGCCGAACGGCTGCCGGCGCTGGCGCAGGCCGTGGTGCATTTCCTTCCCTCCGGTGCGCTGGGTCAGGCCCTGAGGGACGCTTTCCTGCACGGCAGCATCAACGCCGCCGCCGTGCTTGTCCTGCTGTTCTGGACGGCCATCGCCGGCGGAGCGGCAACCCGTTGGTTCAAGTGGAATTGAGAAAACTGTGAGTACGGTGTCACGCCCACCCCGGATCGTCTCCGGGATCACCTCCCGGCTGCCCGTCACCGTCGACAAGACGGTCAAGCGGCTGGCTGTTTTGTCCCTGATCGGCCAGACGGTGCTCGTGGTGACCGGCGGTGCCGTGAGGCTCACCGCCTCGGGCCTTGGCTGCCCCACCTGGCCGCGCTGTACGGATGCCTCGCTGGTGAACACTCCGGAAATGGGAATCCACGGCATCATCGAGTTCGGCAACCGGCTCCTGACCTTCGCGCTGGCCGCCGTCGCCGTCCTGATGCTCGTGTACCTGTGGAACCTCCGCAAGGAACGCCGGGACCTGTTCCTGCTGGCCGCGGGCCTGCTCGCCAGCATCCCGGCGCAGGCGGTGATCGGCGGCATCACCGTCCTGACCCAACTGAACCCGTGGGTGGTGGGCCTGCACTTCCTGGTCTCCATGGCCCTCGTTGTCCTCGCCACCCTGCTGGTCAACCGCGCCCACGGCCGCACCGGTAAGTTCCGGACCGCCGAACTGGACGCCCTGCCGGGTGCCGCACGTCCGGTGATGACCGCCGTCGCGCTGTTCTCCGCCATCGCCGTCTGCCTGGGCGTCGTGGTCACCGGGGCCGGTCCGCACGCCGGCGACGCCGACGCTCCGCGGAACAACCTGGACTGGGACCTGTTCTCACACATCCACGCCGTGCCCGCCTACCTGATAACAGCCGGGGCAATGTTCGGACTGTTCCTGGTGCTTCGCGGGCGGATCTCCGGGCCGTTCCGTAGCGCCGTCTTCCTGCTCCTGGGCGTGACACTGCTCCAGGCGGCCATCGGATTCAGCCAGTACTACAACGGCATCCCGGCGCTGCTCGTGGGAGCGCACATGCTGGGCGCGGCCCTGCTGATGAGCGCGGCGACCAACACCGCGGACCTGGCCCGCTACAGCCCGGTGAAGTAGGCCCCCACCGCCCGAGAGGTGCCCTGGGATGACCGCCTCAGTCCGGCGGTACAACGAAAGACGCTCCCTTCCACCTGGTGGGGGAGCGTCTTTCGTAGCGGAGGGGGTGCTTAGCCTCCGACGATGGCGGAACCGACAAACGGGTCCACGGCCACGGCGATGAACAACAGGGTCAGGTAGCTGATGGAGCCGTGGAAGACCTTCATGGCGCCCTTGTTGGACACATCCCCGCCCTGCGCACGCCGGTACAGGGCGTGTGACTCGTAGAGGAACCAGGCCCCCGCGACGGCGGCGGTGACGGTGTAGACCCAGCCGGCGCCGCCGGCCGGAATCATCAGCAGGGAACACGCCACCATGGCCCAGGCGTACAGGACAACCTGCACCGAGACGACCTTGGCGCCGGCGATGGCCCCAAGCATCGGCACGTTGGCGTTCCGGTAGTCCTCGCCGTAGCGCATCGAGAGCGGCCAGTAGTGCGGCGGGGTCCAGAGGAAGATCACCATGAAGAGCACGACGGCGGGCCACTCCACGGTGTTGGTCACG harbors:
- a CDS encoding thiolase family protein, translating into MAETGTAALPEDRQPVIIAARRTPVCRANGVLKSLRAHELLAPVLRSLLDDAGVPPESVADVVIGNAVGGGGNVARLAGLEAGLPVSVPGLTVDRQCGSGLDAIALASRLVAAGGGAVYLAGGVESISTAPLRAHRNSAGEPEFFPRAQFAPAGYGDPDMGTAAENVAEHFRVGRASQDEAALRSHRRALAAAASGAFNAEIVPLAGGRGPDGTPPVIADDGPRRGLTAAVLARFPPVFVAGGTVTAGNSCFDADGAAAVVITSVERARELGARNGLLVLGTDTAGVDPRLLGIGAAAAGERLLAAHGLTEADLGLVEFNEAFASQTIACLERLGIDPVRANLDGGALALGHAYGASGAVLVTRLLAQARRAPVQGQLALALISIAGGMGTAALLEYRTLD
- a CDS encoding metal-sulfur cluster assembly factor, with protein sequence MTELNVARTGLEDVEEALKDVIDPELGVNIVDLGLLYGLKYSDDDGALLIDMTLTTAACPLTDVIEEQVGKALDGIVDEWRLNWVWMPPWGPERITEDGRDQMRALGFNI
- the sufC gene encoding Fe-S cluster assembly ATPase SufC; amino-acid sequence: MSTLEIKDLHVSIDTEQGTKEILKGVSLTIRTGETHAIMGPNGSGKSTLASTIAGHPRYNVTAGSITLDGEDVLAMSVDARARAGLFLAMQYPVEVPGVSMTNFLRTAKTAIDGEAPKLRTWTKDVKAAMAQLRIDADFTQRNVNEGFSGGEKKRVEILQLELFKPKFAILDETDSGLDVDALKVVSEGVNRAHAEGNMGTLLITHYTRILRYIKPDFVHVFVDGQVVEEGGPELADRLEEEGYDRYATGAGAATIAAASAATQA
- a CDS encoding non-heme iron oxygenase ferredoxin subunit — encoded protein: MTDRPKGELVCNASEIQLKQALRILIDDYPVAIVKDSMGEIHAIGDTCSHADISLSDGEVEGCLIECWGHGSQFDLRSGEPLQLPAYDPVPVFAVTIQGDEVYVDVTNVLNGAEAPTFS
- the sufD gene encoding Fe-S cluster assembly protein SufD, which gives rise to MTDITTEKARIGAPSAQPFINGFTEEGESLSPLNAAASKSPLAGDAVKRHSHGGGVGVPDSSRAGRLTSYMLADFKPLTGLEEDWRFTPLKRLRGLHSEVLNGAAPSVAVTAPDSVTVETVGRDDRRIGSAAIPEDRVSANAWENFTEATVITVPAEVQAEGEVSVVLTGRGTEASAQHVVIVAEKFSRAVVVLDHQGSAVVSENIEILVEDGAQLTVISLQEWNDDAVHASSQQVKLGRDAKFKHIVVSLGGDLVRVTPSARFTAPGAEVELFGLYFADAGQHLEQRLFVDHAVANCKSNVLYKGALQGRNAHTVWVGDVLIRKEAEGTDTYEANRNLVLTDGARADSVPNLEIETGLIAGAGHASATGRFDDEHLFYLMARGIPEEVARRLVVRGFLNEIIQQIGVPAIEERLTAAVERELAATDN
- the sufB gene encoding Fe-S cluster assembly protein SufB; translation: MTDQLSEKKVAETTVISEILEKNPELHGIGTYEYGWADKNDVGANARRGINEDVVRDISAKKNEPEWMLDLRLKGLKYFDRKPMPTWGADLSGIDFDNIKYFVRSTEKQAATWEDLPEDIRNTYEKLGIPEAERSRLVSGVAAQYESEVVYHQIREDLEQQGVIFLDTDTALREHPEIFQEYFGTIIPVGDNKFASLNTAVWSGGSFVYVPKGVHVDIPLQAYFRINTENMGQFERTLIIADEDSYVHYIEGCTAPIYTSDSLHSAVVEIIVKKGARVRYTTIQNWSTNVYNLVTKRAICEEGATMEWIDGNIGSKVTMKYPAVYLVGEGAKGETLSIAFAGEGQHQDTGSKMVHIAPNTKSSIVSKSVARGGGRAAYRGLVQVREGAKHSANTVRCDALLVDTISRSDTYPYIDIREDDVTMGHEATVSRVSEEQLFYLMSRGMREDEAMAMIVRGFIEPIARELPMEYALELNRLIELQMEGSVG
- a CDS encoding helix-turn-helix transcriptional regulator, yielding MSPSSSAALPGHGATRAPQVPSAPVAAVHAADADERTRDRVLNAVLEHGPISAAELGDLLGFTPAAVRRHLDHLSRDGVIEVKRVARAGAGRPARRYVLSSQGQSSLGNDYLDIAKIALRRLGEMAGPEAVRQFAVERFGEMERRYAPDVEQAGPDITARAQVLSELLGRDGFVASAASIEAKAPLPAALSSVQLCQGHCPIQQLAAEFPVFCEVETEVFSRLVGVDVRRLSTLARGGHVCTTHIPTGRPAVTRLHSPESTPVSLDQVSNHLQERP
- a CDS encoding ABC transporter ATP-binding protein, yielding MRSPESPVLSISGLVKDVGPLPTLDGKMLRVVSGLSLVAERGQVTALLGANGAGKTTTLECAQGLQKRTAGSISLLGQDPDTAGAGLRARVGVMLQDGGLPPSARPIPLLRHIAGMYHDPWPVEELIGRLGIDSFSRTSVRRLSGGQKQRLALAAALAGNPEVLFLDEPSAGLDPQSRHLVFELISELRDRGMGIILTTHLMDDAQRLADYVYIIDAGRNVAEGTVAQLLQHRLPSAGEQHIRTLLFEAEPGLDFTGVLPDGVDVTEARAGSYTATGVLTPNDLAAITAWWAAHGIMPSSLSLEARSLEDVFLDISGREIR
- a CDS encoding ABC transporter permease → MTRVSGARPSGGAAHGRAPLGSPAPGVPLGSAPAPLLRRIVLQGKYETVTMLRNGEQLILAVVLPLLAMVGLTVTPMLDGLGSSRINVAVPGILALCAMSTAFTGQGISTGFDRRYGVLRFLSTTPLGRAGLIAGKVLAVLAVLFLQVVVVTAVALWLGWQPEPAGWLPGLALLVLGAASFTALGLLVAGTVRPEATLAITNLLWILLGALGGIVIPAERLPALAQAVVHFLPSGALGQALRDAFLHGSINAAAVLVLLFWTAIAGGAATRWFKWN